A genome region from Pirellulales bacterium includes the following:
- a CDS encoding NRDE family protein produces the protein MCTVTVLPFRFGARVVCNRDELRSRAIAQPPAMHVVVGRRTAFPRDPDSGGTWIAITDAGLCLVLLNVNDQACASQGSAPPSRSRGTIVPGVCRAASLDEAVARASALDFPKFAPFRLLLIDRSRYAECAWNGTGMQIRYPALLDGPLMYTSSSLGDSLVEAPRRAWFDSCFCSAANWRRRQIEFHLTAWPGDEARSVWMTRADALTVSQTTVDLGAAKLRMAYRKRRGDSSQLWPSRRATLSIARTSRHVVC, from the coding sequence ATGTGCACGGTAACGGTGTTGCCATTTCGATTCGGCGCGCGCGTGGTCTGCAATCGCGATGAGCTGCGCTCACGCGCCATCGCGCAGCCGCCGGCGATGCACGTCGTCGTCGGCCGCCGGACCGCGTTTCCTCGAGATCCGGATTCAGGCGGAACCTGGATCGCCATCACCGACGCCGGATTGTGTCTGGTGCTCTTGAACGTCAACGACCAGGCATGCGCTTCGCAAGGCAGTGCGCCGCCGAGTCGCAGTCGAGGGACGATCGTGCCCGGCGTTTGTCGAGCGGCGAGCTTGGACGAAGCCGTTGCGCGCGCGTCGGCGCTCGACTTTCCGAAGTTTGCACCGTTTCGGCTGTTGCTGATTGACCGGAGCCGCTATGCAGAGTGCGCTTGGAACGGGACCGGGATGCAGATTCGGTATCCGGCGCTGCTCGACGGTCCCTTGATGTACACCTCGTCCAGTCTCGGTGATTCGCTGGTCGAAGCCCCGCGCCGCGCGTGGTTCGACTCCTGCTTTTGCTCGGCGGCGAATTGGCGCCGACGCCAGATCGAATTTCATCTCACGGCATGGCCCGGCGATGAGGCCCGAAGCGTGTGGATGACACGAGCGGACGCATTGACGGTCAGCCAGACGACCGTCGACCTCGGCGCCGCGAAGCTGCGTATGGCCTACCGAAAACGTCGGGGAGATTCGTCCCAATTGTGGCCCAGCCGTCGAGCTACGCTCTCCATCGCCAGGACGTCGCGCCATGTCGTCTGCTGA
- a CDS encoding ferric reductase-like transmembrane domain-containing protein, which translates to MSVTYKSINWNHNKRVYDRAIAAGVIAYLATFLLCGVVSQSAAGHISLEVLLLRALGTCAYFMLSFLLCIGPLARLDRRLLPLLYNRRHLGVATFLVALAHGLLATGYYHGFGRVGPFVSLLTSNTNYASLAAFPFETLGLLALVILCLLAVTSHDFWQKNLGPSVWKSLHMLVYPAYGLITLHIAFGALQAERSLLYPIVLALGLTLVVGLHLTVGWREQRRDRGSSVLPAAASTWIEVGRAEEIPDGRAKTVCLPGRERVAIFRHGNRFSAVTNVCAHQRGPLGEGRIIEGCITCPWHGWEYRPENGQSPPPFQEKIATYRVRVERGRVWLDPEPLPPGTSTTPAFWVETN; encoded by the coding sequence ATGAGCGTCACCTACAAGTCGATCAATTGGAACCACAACAAGCGCGTCTACGACAGGGCAATTGCCGCGGGAGTCATCGCCTACCTGGCGACGTTCCTGTTGTGCGGGGTCGTGTCGCAGAGCGCTGCAGGCCACATTTCGCTCGAAGTGTTGCTACTGCGGGCGCTGGGGACCTGCGCCTACTTCATGCTCAGTTTTCTCTTGTGTATCGGTCCGCTCGCGCGATTGGACCGGCGCTTGCTGCCGCTGCTGTACAATCGTCGTCACCTGGGTGTGGCGACGTTTCTCGTGGCGCTGGCGCATGGGCTGCTCGCCACTGGCTACTACCATGGGTTTGGCCGCGTCGGCCCCTTCGTATCGTTGCTAACGTCGAACACGAACTACGCTTCGTTAGCAGCGTTTCCCTTCGAAACGCTCGGGCTGCTGGCGCTGGTCATCCTGTGCCTGCTGGCCGTCACGAGTCACGATTTCTGGCAGAAGAATCTTGGTCCCAGCGTGTGGAAGAGTTTGCACATGCTGGTCTATCCCGCCTATGGGCTCATCACGCTGCACATTGCCTTTGGCGCTCTCCAGGCAGAGCGGAGCCTGCTCTACCCCATCGTGCTCGCATTGGGCTTGACGCTTGTCGTCGGCCTGCATCTCACGGTCGGTTGGCGCGAGCAGCGGCGAGATCGCGGCTCATCGGTTCTGCCCGCTGCTGCCAGCACGTGGATCGAAGTGGGCCGGGCGGAGGAAATTCCCGATGGTCGTGCGAAGACCGTTTGCCTGCCGGGTCGCGAACGCGTGGCCATTTTCCGCCACGGCAACCGTTTCTCGGCCGTGACGAACGTCTGCGCGCATCAGCGAGGTCCGCTCGGTGAAGGGAGAATCATCGAAGGCTGTATCACCTGTCCCTGGCACGGCTGGGAGTATCGGCCCGAAAACGGCCAATCGCCGCCCCCTTTCCAGGAAAAGATCGCGACTTATCGCGTCCGCGTCGAACGAGGACGCGTCTGGCTTGATCCCGAACCGCTCCCTCCCGGCACTTCCACGACGCCGGCCTTCTGGGTGGAGACCAACTGA
- a CDS encoding SDR family oxidoreductase yields the protein MVQRLKGQKALVTGASSGIGKGIAIALGRAGADVVVNHRSGNVDDLLDEIERCGSRAYAHRADVSQEEQVREMFERMRQEFGTIDILVNNAGLQQDAPLHEMTLEQWNGVISVNLTGQFLCAREAVREFRRRGLRPEVSCAAGKILCISSVHEVIPWAGHINYAASKGGVMMMMKSIAQEVAPHRIRVNSIAPGAIRTPINRDAWDTPEAYQSLLRLIPYQRIGEVDDIGRVAAWLASDEADYIHGATIFVDGGMTLYPGFEAGG from the coding sequence GTGGTGCAGCGCCTCAAAGGGCAGAAGGCGTTAGTCACCGGGGCCAGCTCGGGCATTGGCAAAGGCATTGCGATCGCGCTGGGCCGGGCCGGAGCCGACGTGGTCGTCAACCATCGTTCGGGAAACGTCGACGACCTCCTCGACGAAATCGAACGCTGTGGCAGCCGCGCTTATGCTCATCGCGCCGACGTGTCGCAAGAAGAGCAGGTGCGCGAGATGTTCGAGCGCATGCGCCAGGAGTTCGGCACGATCGACATCCTGGTCAACAATGCCGGCTTGCAACAAGACGCGCCGCTTCACGAGATGACCCTGGAGCAGTGGAACGGTGTGATCTCCGTCAACCTGACGGGGCAATTCCTTTGTGCGCGCGAGGCGGTACGCGAATTTCGCCGCCGTGGCCTACGCCCTGAAGTGTCGTGCGCGGCCGGCAAGATCCTGTGCATCAGCTCTGTCCACGAGGTCATTCCCTGGGCCGGGCACATCAATTACGCCGCCAGCAAGGGAGGCGTCATGATGATGATGAAATCGATCGCTCAGGAGGTGGCACCGCACCGCATTCGCGTGAATAGCATCGCACCGGGGGCCATTCGCACGCCGATCAATCGCGACGCCTGGGATACGCCCGAGGCTTATCAGTCGTTGCTGCGGTTGATTCCCTACCAACGGATCGGTGAGGTCGACGATATCGGCCGCGTCGCCGCCTGGTTGGCGTCGGACGAGGCCGACTATATTCATGGCGCGACCATCTTCGTCGACGGCGGCATGACGCTCTATCCCGGCTTCGAAGCCGGAGGCTAG
- a CDS encoding alpha/beta fold hydrolase codes for MIVMTNRQPGPVELRGAYARRPPLVLINGLAEQAESWFANVDYWRTHFDVHQPNLLAYEGALLQRRIDQGLPITVPFFVEQLQRYLVEFVQVAPVCLVASSMGAKIAVEFAVRHPEHVARMVLLCPSGLSVEERLPLVEGVRRNDPRSIVESVFYDARLVDAGLLDYYREKFSSRRWQRGVLRTVRGTMEHRVRELMPRVVPPTLVVIGEEDRIVDPRQTLEAASRLPHGRVQVLPRCGHAPQMELPHVINPLVTEFLTQRGAADAPPRDCALAESVR; via the coding sequence ATGATCGTGATGACGAATCGCCAGCCAGGGCCAGTCGAACTGCGTGGCGCTTATGCTCGCCGTCCGCCACTCGTGTTGATCAACGGACTGGCCGAGCAGGCAGAAAGCTGGTTCGCGAACGTGGACTACTGGCGAACACACTTCGACGTGCATCAGCCGAATCTACTCGCCTACGAGGGAGCCTTGTTGCAGCGGCGCATCGATCAGGGACTGCCGATCACGGTACCCTTTTTTGTCGAGCAACTGCAGCGATACCTGGTCGAATTCGTCCAGGTAGCTCCGGTGTGCCTGGTGGCGAGCAGCATGGGAGCCAAGATCGCCGTCGAGTTCGCAGTGCGGCATCCGGAACATGTTGCGCGCATGGTCCTCCTGTGTCCGTCGGGCCTAAGCGTTGAAGAACGGCTACCGCTGGTCGAAGGGGTACGCCGCAATGACCCTCGATCGATCGTCGAAAGCGTGTTCTACGATGCGCGTCTGGTCGATGCTGGACTGTTGGATTATTACCGGGAGAAGTTTTCTTCACGGCGCTGGCAGCGCGGTGTACTGCGCACGGTACGCGGCACGATGGAGCACCGCGTTCGCGAGCTGATGCCGCGTGTCGTTCCGCCGACGCTCGTGGTAATCGGCGAAGAAGATCGGATCGTCGATCCGCGACAAACGCTCGAGGCAGCCAGCCGGTTGCCTCATGGTCGCGTGCAGGTGTTGCCGCGCTGTGGTCATGCGCCGCAGATGGAGCTGCCGCACGTGATCAATCCGCTGGTGACGGAGTTTCTCACCCAGCGCGGTGCCGCCGATGCGCCGCCGAGGGATTGTGCATTGGCGGAGAGCGTTCGATGA
- a CDS encoding zf-HC2 domain-containing protein, with translation MTCQELADLLSDYLAEDLSPHARAAFEAHLQTCPDCARYFDSFREVMQLVRQAARDPLLSRHSRHRARW, from the coding sequence GTGACTTGTCAGGAATTGGCCGACTTGCTGTCGGACTATCTCGCTGAGGACCTCTCACCCCACGCGCGAGCTGCTTTCGAGGCCCACTTGCAGACCTGTCCGGATTGCGCCCGCTACTTCGACTCGTTTCGCGAGGTGATGCAACTCGTCCGGCAGGCCGCTCGCGACCCGCTGCTGAGTCGGCACTCGCGCCACCGGGCGCGCTGGTGA
- a CDS encoding GH3 auxin-responsive promoter family protein, translating to MSVSKWGQWVDRGFGQFARWRARQGDRQSLAEQQSQTLLRLVRRARSTRFGREHGFDRLRTVQDYRAQVPLREYEDFWREYWQPSFPCLTAATWPGVVPYLALSSGTTSGTTKHIPVSRDMLASNRRAALTSLAWLKAADPSVSLFAGQMFLLGGSTDLKPVAAPGCRSQGARTRSGDLSGIAAREIPRLARPFSYPALDLALMSDWEQKLELLAEDSVLRPITLVGGVPSWLLVLFERLLSISGRSILAEVWPMLRVIVHGGTRFDPYRDLFRQVVGSDQVRFLETYPASEGFVAAEDPRYGQLRLMTGHGIYFEFVPVNELGSDRPTRHAVAEIVPGVNYAVVLTTCAGLWSYVLGDTVTFDAVDPPLLRFTGRTKQFLSAFGEHLIGEEVERAIAAAATATSAAVVDFHVGPAFPAQTGDVGRHRFVIEFAQPPLSGSSFASELDRALCRVNEDYAAHREGDLTLLAPEVWVMPRGGFAEWMRSRGKLGGQHKVPRLDNTGQLTAELCAWHAGYTHSDASARASTDPAPLGNLSIAACI from the coding sequence ATGAGCGTCTCGAAGTGGGGACAATGGGTCGATCGTGGGTTTGGCCAGTTTGCCCGTTGGCGGGCCAGGCAAGGCGATCGGCAGTCGCTTGCCGAGCAGCAGTCGCAGACCCTATTGCGTCTGGTTCGCCGAGCCCGATCGACGCGATTCGGCCGAGAACATGGCTTCGATCGCCTGCGGACGGTGCAGGACTACCGAGCCCAAGTCCCGTTACGTGAGTACGAAGATTTCTGGCGCGAGTATTGGCAGCCGTCGTTTCCATGCCTGACCGCTGCCACCTGGCCCGGCGTGGTGCCCTACCTGGCCCTTTCGTCGGGCACCACGAGCGGCACGACCAAGCACATTCCGGTCTCGCGCGACATGCTCGCCTCGAATCGCCGAGCGGCGCTCACGTCGCTCGCGTGGCTCAAGGCGGCGGATCCCTCCGTCTCGCTCTTTGCCGGACAGATGTTCTTGCTCGGAGGAAGTACCGATCTGAAGCCCGTCGCTGCGCCAGGATGTCGGTCGCAGGGCGCTCGAACGCGGTCGGGCGACCTGAGCGGCATCGCCGCGCGCGAGATCCCACGTCTCGCGCGCCCGTTCAGCTATCCCGCGCTCGATCTGGCGTTGATGTCCGATTGGGAACAGAAGCTGGAGTTGCTTGCAGAGGACAGCGTGCTCCGGCCGATCACGCTCGTCGGGGGCGTGCCTTCCTGGCTGCTCGTGCTGTTCGAGCGACTGTTGTCCATATCGGGTCGTAGCATCTTGGCCGAAGTCTGGCCGATGCTGCGGGTCATCGTACACGGTGGCACCCGGTTCGATCCCTATCGCGATTTGTTTCGCCAGGTCGTCGGTTCGGACCAGGTGCGATTTCTGGAAACGTACCCGGCGTCCGAAGGATTCGTTGCGGCAGAGGATCCACGCTATGGACAACTGCGTCTGATGACGGGTCACGGCATCTACTTCGAGTTCGTGCCCGTTAACGAGCTTGGTTCAGACCGGCCGACGCGGCATGCTGTGGCCGAAATCGTGCCCGGAGTGAATTACGCCGTCGTGCTTACCACCTGCGCCGGGCTGTGGAGCTATGTGCTGGGTGATACGGTGACGTTCGATGCAGTCGACCCGCCGCTCTTGCGTTTCACCGGGCGGACAAAACAGTTTCTCTCTGCGTTCGGCGAGCATTTGATTGGCGAAGAGGTGGAGCGTGCCATCGCTGCGGCCGCCACGGCTACGTCGGCCGCGGTGGTCGACTTTCATGTCGGTCCGGCTTTTCCTGCGCAGACCGGTGATGTCGGTCGCCATCGGTTCGTGATCGAGTTTGCACAGCCACCGCTCTCCGGTTCGAGCTTCGCTTCCGAACTCGATCGAGCACTATGTCGCGTCAACGAGGACTACGCCGCGCACCGCGAGGGCGATCTGACGTTGCTTGCGCCGGAGGTATGGGTGATGCCGCGCGGTGGGTTCGCCGAGTGGATGCGGTCGCGCGGTAAGCTCGGCGGCCAGCACAAAGTGCCCCGCCTCGACAACACCGGCCAACTGACCGCAGAGCTTTGCGCATGGCATGCCGGGTACACGCACAGCGATGCATCGGCGCGGGCTTCGACCGATCCCGCGCCGCTCGGTAACCTCAGCATCGCGGCCTGCATCTAA
- a CDS encoding VTT domain-containing protein produces the protein MSSAELLGQFVSIVGATFVSEDLTCIGTGLLIHEGRVGLALGLLACFLGIVLGDLGLWLVGRVVGVPVLAWPSVKRRLPAEQIEHLTAWFDRQGWQAVLAARFLPGARLPIYLAAGALGQRAHRFTYGALLAAALWTPLVVLAVVLLGNVVVPALHAVLGATGQTLVVAGGLLFCGWRLAAWLRGRHQLQRLLARISKCWRWEFWPGWLFYLPLLPWLGFLTLRYRGPLVWTAANPGIPDGGVVGESKAAILDRLPRDYVLPYSLIATGSTRDRLAAVQAQMAARGWQFPVILKPDASQRGAGLKLAHSLTDVAAYIHEHPAPLLVQVYHPGPYEAGVFYYRRPGERRGRIFSITDKHFPSVTGNGRETLAELIWKHPRYRMQAPTFLERFHSQLDRVLADGESLRLAIAGNHCQGTMFCDGAHLVTDELERVIDRIARQFAGFYIGRFDVRYGDVDEFMAGRDLAIVELNGATSESTNIYDPAWSLMRAYGTLGRQWQLLFAIGASNRARGAQPSRIWPLLQAVRAYYRTRQVNLLAD, from the coding sequence ATGTCGTCTGCTGAATTGCTGGGCCAATTCGTATCGATCGTCGGAGCCACGTTTGTCTCCGAGGATCTGACCTGCATCGGCACAGGCTTGCTGATTCACGAGGGCCGGGTCGGACTCGCCCTCGGCCTGCTCGCCTGTTTTCTGGGCATCGTGCTGGGCGATCTGGGGCTATGGCTGGTGGGCCGCGTCGTGGGAGTGCCCGTCTTGGCGTGGCCGTCGGTGAAGCGTCGTCTGCCGGCCGAGCAAATCGAGCACCTGACGGCCTGGTTCGATCGACAGGGTTGGCAAGCCGTGCTCGCCGCGCGCTTTCTGCCTGGCGCACGATTGCCGATCTACTTGGCGGCTGGTGCGTTGGGCCAGCGGGCGCATCGCTTCACGTACGGGGCCCTGCTCGCCGCAGCGCTCTGGACGCCGCTGGTCGTGTTGGCCGTCGTGCTCTTGGGAAACGTTGTCGTGCCTGCGCTGCACGCGGTGCTTGGCGCAACCGGGCAGACGCTGGTCGTGGCCGGAGGCTTGCTGTTTTGCGGTTGGCGGCTGGCCGCCTGGCTAAGGGGACGCCATCAGCTCCAGCGCCTGCTGGCGCGGATCAGCAAATGTTGGCGCTGGGAATTCTGGCCGGGTTGGCTCTTCTATCTGCCGCTCCTTCCGTGGCTGGGGTTTCTAACGCTGCGCTATCGGGGCCCCTTGGTGTGGACAGCTGCGAATCCCGGCATTCCCGATGGCGGAGTCGTGGGCGAATCGAAGGCCGCCATTCTCGATCGCCTGCCGCGCGACTACGTGTTGCCGTATTCACTCATCGCGACAGGCAGCACGCGTGACCGTCTCGCTGCGGTGCAAGCTCAGATGGCGGCGCGCGGATGGCAATTCCCGGTGATCCTCAAACCCGATGCTTCGCAGCGTGGTGCAGGTCTCAAGTTGGCTCACAGTCTGACGGACGTTGCAGCATACATCCATGAGCACCCGGCTCCGCTGCTGGTGCAGGTATATCATCCGGGCCCCTACGAAGCAGGCGTCTTCTACTATCGGCGTCCGGGCGAACGGCGCGGGCGCATCTTCTCCATCACCGACAAGCATTTTCCCAGCGTGACCGGCAACGGGCGCGAGACGCTCGCGGAGCTGATTTGGAAGCATCCCCGCTATCGCATGCAGGCTCCCACCTTTCTCGAGCGGTTCCACAGCCAGCTCGATCGAGTGCTCGCCGACGGCGAATCGCTGCGCTTGGCCATCGCCGGGAACCATTGCCAGGGCACGATGTTTTGCGACGGCGCGCACCTGGTCACCGACGAGCTGGAGCGGGTGATCGACCGCATCGCGCGTCAGTTCGCGGGCTTCTACATCGGCCGCTTTGACGTGCGCTACGGTGACGTCGACGAATTCATGGCCGGACGCGATCTGGCGATCGTCGAATTGAATGGCGCCACGAGCGAATCGACGAATATCTACGACCCTGCCTGGTCCCTGATGCGTGCATACGGCACGCTGGGCAGGCAGTGGCAGTTGCTCTTTGCCATCGGCGCGAGCAACCGTGCGCGGGGGGCGCAGCCGTCGCGAATCTGGCCCTTGTTGCAGGCCGTGCGCGCTTACTACCGTACGCGCCAGGTCAACTTGTTGGCCGACTGA
- a CDS encoding DinB family protein, with translation MITIAAADMRAKGAVESIAALLDQISALLRSLDDEQYARRPVGLVPSSIGGHVRHCLDHVEGLLANLSAPTLSYEVRARDTLVERDRSFALQRIGELRHALCDLADRDERIPLQLEVLWTAGGKLCPVGTTLGRELAFLLSHTIHHQALLSVMAKQLEIEVPADFGYAPSTLRHQQSQPCAR, from the coding sequence ATGATCACGATTGCTGCGGCGGATATGCGTGCGAAGGGTGCCGTGGAATCGATCGCGGCATTGCTCGACCAGATCTCCGCGTTACTGAGATCTCTTGACGATGAGCAATACGCGCGCCGACCGGTGGGGCTCGTGCCGAGCAGCATCGGTGGACATGTCCGTCACTGCCTGGACCACGTCGAAGGGTTACTGGCAAATCTCTCGGCGCCAACGTTGAGCTACGAAGTGCGCGCTCGCGACACGTTGGTCGAACGTGATCGCAGCTTCGCTTTGCAGCGCATTGGCGAGTTGCGTCACGCGCTCTGCGATCTGGCCGATCGCGACGAGCGCATCCCGTTGCAGCTCGAAGTTCTTTGGACGGCCGGTGGGAAGCTCTGTCCGGTCGGCACGACGCTCGGACGCGAGCTGGCGTTTCTGCTCAGCCACACGATCCATCACCAGGCGTTGCTCTCCGTGATGGCGAAACAGTTGGAAATCGAAGTGCCCGCGGATTTCGGCTATGCACCGTCGACCTTGAGACATCAACAGAGCCAGCCATGTGCACGGTAA
- a CDS encoding SDR family oxidoreductase: protein MTAARVALITGSGKRRVGSHVAEALAARGYAVAVHYRSSAAEAEEAIRRLRRLGVEAEGFQADLADELAVRDMIEQVLGRFRRLDVLVNCAALWKSKRLEDVTAADVRLHFETNTLGTFLCSQLAGLAMTKQPDGGSIVTLGDWAEARPYLNYAAYFPSKGAITTLTRCLAVELGSRNPQVRVNCIMPGPVMLPPDLPVAERDEAINATLVKREGSPQHIAQAVLALVENDFVTGICLPVDGGRTVYAP from the coding sequence ATGACCGCCGCACGAGTCGCCTTGATAACGGGCAGTGGGAAGCGACGCGTTGGGTCGCATGTGGCCGAAGCCCTTGCCGCCCGTGGCTACGCCGTGGCGGTGCACTACCGCAGCTCGGCCGCCGAAGCGGAAGAAGCCATCCGGCGACTGCGCAGGCTGGGCGTGGAGGCCGAGGGATTTCAGGCCGACCTCGCCGACGAGCTCGCCGTGCGCGACATGATTGAACAGGTGCTGGGACGCTTTCGCCGGCTCGATGTGCTGGTCAACTGCGCGGCACTCTGGAAAAGCAAGCGGCTCGAAGACGTGACCGCCGCCGATGTTCGCCTGCACTTCGAGACCAACACGCTGGGCACCTTCCTGTGCTCGCAACTCGCCGGGCTGGCCATGACCAAACAGCCCGACGGGGGCTCGATCGTCACCTTGGGAGACTGGGCCGAGGCGCGCCCCTACCTGAACTACGCGGCCTACTTTCCTTCGAAAGGCGCGATCACGACGCTGACCCGCTGCCTGGCCGTGGAGCTCGGCTCTCGCAATCCGCAGGTACGCGTGAACTGCATCATGCCCGGGCCGGTCATGTTGCCCCCCGATCTTCCCGTCGCCGAGCGCGACGAAGCCATCAATGCCACGCTCGTGAAGCGCGAGGGGAGTCCACAACACATCGCGCAGGCCGTGCTCGCGTTGGTAGAGAACGATTTTGTGACCGGCATCTGCCTGCCGGTGGATGGCGGACGCACGGTCTACGCTCCTTGA